A genomic segment from Treponema sp. Marseille-Q3903 encodes:
- the murB gene encoding UDP-N-acetylmuramate dehydrogenase, whose translation MIQDLINELKKSDIEYSEDEPLAQKSTFKIGGKARLFVAPKDTKSFITTLRKTVDSNTKFFILGGGSNVVFPDGTYDGAIISTQNLNKITTEIEPLDANTIYVTCQAGTPISSFINYCIKNSLTGAEQFAGLPGSVGGATFMNARCFEKSISDILHKTEHFTISKKYDDNEANPQIVETPFNAADWDYKKSPFQHEKDDRSTERKLILSSTFKLIKAPDKDKEKIESECKKYISARIDKGHFKFPSAGSVFKNNRDFGEPSGAIIDKAGLCGTKIGNAQIAPFHGNFIVNIGNATADDIKQLVKFTQNRVKKLYGFCLEPEIIFIEN comes from the coding sequence ATGATTCAGGATTTAATAAACGAATTAAAAAAAAGTGATATCGAATATTCAGAAGACGAGCCTCTTGCGCAAAAATCGACATTTAAAATCGGTGGCAAAGCTAGACTTTTTGTCGCCCCAAAAGATACCAAGAGTTTTATCACAACGCTGCGCAAGACAGTCGATTCAAATACAAAGTTTTTCATCTTAGGGGGCGGAAGCAATGTCGTATTCCCCGATGGCACTTATGACGGAGCAATCATTTCAACGCAAAACCTAAATAAAATAACAACAGAAATAGAACCGCTTGATGCAAATACAATTTATGTGACGTGTCAGGCAGGAACTCCAATCTCGTCTTTTATTAATTATTGCATAAAAAACAGTTTGACAGGTGCCGAACAGTTTGCAGGGCTTCCAGGTTCTGTCGGTGGGGCAACATTTATGAACGCCCGATGTTTTGAAAAGTCTATAAGCGATATTTTACACAAGACAGAGCATTTTACAATTTCAAAAAAATATGACGACAACGAAGCCAATCCGCAAATCGTTGAGACCCCTTTTAACGCTGCTGATTGGGATTACAAAAAATCGCCGTTTCAACATGAAAAAGATGACCGTTCTACAGAAAGAAAACTTATTCTTTCTTCGACTTTTAAGCTGATAAAAGCGCCTGATAAAGATAAGGAAAAAATTGAATCGGAATGCAAAAAATATATTTCAGCGAGAATCGATAAAGGGCACTTCAAATTCCCGAGCGCAGGTTCGGTTTTTAAAAATAATCGGGATTTTGGAGAGCCGTCAGGAGCAATAATTGACAAAGCCGGGCTCTGTGGAACTAAAATCGGCAATGCCCAGATTGCTCCATTTCATGGAAATTTCATCGTAAACATCGGCAATGCAACTGCCGATGATATAAAGCAGCTGGTAAAATTTACTCAAAATAGAGTTAAAAAACTATATGGATTTTGCCTTGAGCCGGAAATTATTTTTATAGAGAATTAA